Genomic DNA from Plutella xylostella chromosome 13, ilPluXylo3.1, whole genome shotgun sequence:
agtaaaataaacacacataCTGTTCGAAACTCAATTAGAGATACCGCGCCGTTCCATTTGCAGGCCAGGTTGCATGGCATCTTTATCGACAtagataaaattgtttaatgtACGTTCTACCAATGACAGCGAAGCTGTGCTTGTCGCGAATCATGATATAGTAACGTTACCGGGACAGAGCAAGTAATAAACCACGATCACTGTAGAAATGTTTGTGCTAACATACACAACATAGAATACCTGCACAAGCTTAATAACGAAGGTAGCTAAAGTTAAAGTGCAAACTGGGTAGTTTGTACTGCCTCCTCGttgtatacattatacatagcTGAAAGTTATTATCAAAGGCGACCACGGTGATGTATTCGCAACACTGTTTAGATGAGAAATATAATTACAGTACCTACTCAGTTCCTATTAATTGTGACATAAAGCGACGTTTAATTAATACAATTAACAATTTAATACaaacgtttaatacaacgagatagattCGTGGCTCCACGAGAACGaacaaaacatattattattaaattctttattgcacaaagtaaattggtaaaaaggcgaacttaatgctagcagcattttctaccagttaacctttggtgatgtcgaaAAACATACACTTTTAatgataacaaaatattataatatgtacctacttatattcaTAATAAGCAAAACATAACGACACACCACCGAAACAAGTGAACTTTAATATGCACACACCAGGAGCTTAAAACAGTCTAGACCGAGCTTTTAAAGCTCTCCCTGTTGCAAAACAAAAGTTAGTCCAGCGGCTACTACGAGCACTCCCATAtgctttttattataataataattattattaataatataacagagaggtacataatatgataggaaatataatattctaagaccaaaattataacacaacACAAACCAGTTTAACACAGATTTacgttaatttaattaaatttaataatataaaattcatggaGTTTAGAAAAGCTCATTTCAACATTTCACAATCATTTTTCAAGACACAGTTAGAACAGTGTCttaaaaatgattgtaaaatGTTGAAATTTTTCCATATGCTTACACAATCTAAGACATTTAAATTGCTCTCAAGTGTAGTATTGTTTTGCATGAAATACAGCAAAATTGTGCTTATTCGAAATGTATTCCAAGCTTACTCATATTTATAAAGAAGCTTACAAAACGCAAAGTGGCGTGCTTTGAGCTTACATGAGCTTACTTTAAGGCACCTCCGAGTTCAGATATAATGTGCAGCTTATATTAAAGCGCAGGAATTAACATTTGATTTCACGTATGATGAAATGCTGAAACCGGATACACTTAAAAAACATGTTTAGTTCTGACAAATGTCGGTAGGTGGACGCTTAACTGAAATCTGGCTTATACTGCTTTGatttactttaatatttgaatttttgaaaACGTGCTTAGCAAGGAACATTGGTACTATAAACGACAGTATTCTTcaataatacttacctttCTAAATGCATTTTCACTTATTTTTACCCATTCTATGTATATAAGTACACTACACATTCCATTCACAAAAGCACGCCTGCAATACCCTTAGGGGTAGTTACTTTTCCTGTACATTTCTACTCAAGTGATAAATCGCGGGTCGTTTCGGAATGAGTAAAATGCACTTTTATACCTAAAACCACTTCACAAACATTAACCTTCTACTAAGCCAGAGCGGGTACTCACTCTGATAAGCCTAGTAAACAGCTTACTTGAAAGGGTAATTACTAAGTACTTTCGAAGCGAGCCTTTCGTGGCTGCTTTAATTAAAGTGAATGCGGGCAGATTCGTCTGCCATAGTAtgctactaatattataaaggccaaagtttgtgagtatgtgtatgtttgttaccttTTAATGTCAAAATGGCTGAACCGAATGtattgaaatttggtatagagttagctgacaccctggattaacacataggctacttttaatcGCGGAATTCTCGCGGGAATACTTTATATGgtgaagcaaagctcgcgggaacagctagtacacaTATAAGAAGAGAGGAATATTATTTGGATGTAGATAGGTTGGTAACttgtaaaattttgaaaaccaAGTAGTACTTATTGTAATATATACGAGTACTATATAGCACGCAAGTGAGCCATGGCCATGACATAAAcgcaacataatattattattatgatttgttGCGAATACTTACTTAAGGTTAACATTTCCATCGgttaaaatagaaaaattaTGTTACAGAGAAACGAGGAGATTCTATTAATTATACTCTGATTTACATTTTTTGTTAAGACAgatcattttatttgtgtatgtatacatattgATGGTTTCCGTATAATTCTGtagataattaaaatatttttcgtagTTTAAACGTCTTTTACAATGTTTAATATCAGTGAAACAATGAAAGTGATAATTATCCTTTTGCCCTTAAAACATTTGAGAACAAAAACTCTTTCAATACCCATCCGCTACTGGTAATGAGATTTTGGacttttcatttgttttagaATTCAAAAGAAAAATGTTCTAAAGAGTTTTTGTTACGTTTTTATCTTTAAATGTTGAAATTGCTAAGAATCCAATTGCAatcttaatgaaattaaaaattaagggAGATTTTAAATCTTGTAACTCGGaaatagagcggtggtagctcagtcgggtaagcacccgcttctcacgcaagagatgcgggtgtCGCGAATGCATAATAGCATTGCGATTAAAATCGTAGGGTTCACATAACtacaaatgtaaataaagtatttagtaggtatataattattttcttaccTTCCAATGAACATGTCTGGCTCTTtctgcttcgcatacctatatcaaatcttacatacataaaatcatTTCTTAAGAGCTTCGAATGTAGAACCTTATCTTTCTGGTGGGACCTCTGTGTCCCGGTAATGGCCTCCAAACCACCCCTTTCTGAGCCATTCCTCTGCCACCTAGTTCTCAGGTttctataataacataatgatAAGAACTCACCGATGTTATCGTCCTTATACGGCTTGTAACTCACCACATCTCCTCCAAGAACCTCTtccttttcttttctttcaccAGTAACAATCACCATTTTTTCCCTCCTATAACTCCtctctatttatttttcttaaacaGTGTTACCAACCTTACCAACTACTTATCCCTCACGTTTCGTTTCTGCAAACTTATTTTAACTGGAATCGCGTTTCGCGACACTCCCAAAGGAACAGGGAagaaactattatgtattgttattgtttaaaaaaggtttgattatattaaaatagttaatattattattagtaagttattgaaataaattatttatctttgactaaattcttattaatttattacctacctaaagttaATGAAAGGCCAAGAAATGTAAttcaataacaacaaaaacataGAATCATACGTGACATTTATTGATCAAGAATAAGAAAGTATACTATtcaattacatattatatacttctaattatacttaaagtATACGATACATCGATACCTTTAAATAACTATAGTTGAATACAATTCacacatattaaatttactaatTCCTTGGTCCATTGAGCAATCTTTTCTTTAGCTCGTCTTGCGGCGGCACGACTATTACTTCTCTGATCAGTAGTAGGCTCTACTGTTTCTATTTCGGTGGGCATGTCAACGCTTCTCCCTTCCATCTCTGTTTCTTGAGTAGTTTTCAATGTTTCTGTTTCTTCCCTACAGTCTGATTCTGTCCTAGTAGATACATGTTCCTTTTCTATGTGTTCATGTTCTTCTATCTCCAATGGGAAAAGATGGGCAATGGATCTTATATATTCCTTGTCACCAACCTTAACTGTTGCTACTCTCACTTCATTGTCTCTTCCTCTATGAAgcaatattattttacctatCTTCCAAGTAGAACGGTTATTGTTATCACCTTTGATCTGTACGACATCCCCAACCTTAGGTTTGGACTGGCTGACCACTCTGGGCTGTTTATGTCGTATTTGTGTTCTTTCCTTCAAAGCATTAAGATATTGGTTGATGAACATTTTTTTGAATTCATCTACAAGTTTGTGGCTTCTCTTCCATCCCTTTATTAGTAGTTCCTTTGTAATAGTATCTTCTCTGGATTCATATGGTACTTCCGAAGTTTGCATCAAACAGTCATTCATTCGAAGGAAGTCCAGGGGTTTCAATATATGTTCATGTTCAGCCCCAACATAGGTCAACGGTCTTGTGTTAAGTACCAACTCAATTTCTTTCACAATAGTTGACAGTTCGTTGTCTCTCAGCAAACGGGTATCTAACGATCTCTTCATACAATGTTTAACCAAGCCAACTAAGCGTTCATAGAAGCCACCATGCCAAGGTGCTAACTCTGGGATGAACTTCCACTGTAAGTTGTTGTCAATACAGTATGGTCCGGCCATGACTTCTGCTGTAAGCTTGAACTGAGCTGCATTGTCAGATATTACGAGACGTGGCAATCCTCGTTCTGCTATGAACCTTCTGAGTGCCAAGGTACACTGTTCCGCTGTAAGATCCTTCACTATTTCAAGATGAATTGCTCTCACAGCTAAACAGGTGTATAGGCATATCCATCTCTTTTCTGTTTGTCCTTTATCCGTGGTAACTAGAAGAGGTCCAAGATAGTCCAGGCCGATGAACGAAAACGCTGAAGTGAAGTTTACTCTTTCTTCTGGTAAGTCAGGCATCTGAGGTAGTCTGTAAGGACCTCCACCATATTTCCTGCACTGTAAACATCTCTTCAGTGCTTTTTGCACTTTACATCTCCCTTGTGGGATCCAATACTTTTCACGAATTAAAGAAAGAGTATGTGTTACTCCAACGTGATAGTTGTCCTTATGAATATTGGATATGATTTCTTCTGTCAGACTGGAATCTTTCGGTAGGAGGATGGGATATTTGCGGTCATAAGGCAGGTCAGTTAAGACTATCCTTCCTCTGCATCGGAGTAAGCCATTTTCATCTTTGAATACACCAAGGCTACGACTTAAATCAGTACTTTTTCCTGCACATTCCTGTGGGTAGTGTAATTTCTGTTCTCTCTTGATTTTAGCAGTAATATTGGTAATCGTTTCTTCACTTTGTTGCAATTGCAATGATTCTGAGTTTACATTTGCTTCATTTAACGTAGGTCCATCTTCATTTTCAGTAGACTCATTTTCAGGATATCCTTCTGACTGGGTCAGACCCTCCAAAGCACACAGGTTTTGTGTCATTGCCCAGTTATTCTTGTATTCTCTTTCATTCTTCAAAAATTGGGGTCCTTCAAACCATAGTTCTCTTTTTGCAGGTGTAAAGTCTGCAACTCTGGTTGCAATATCTGCTGGATTATCCGCTGATTTCACATACAAAACTTGCGTgtcttgtttatttatttcagtaactCTTCTTGAGATAAAGGGAGGCAATAGCTTTTCTGAGCGTAACCAGCTTATAACAACTTGACTATCAGTCCAAAGGTATTGTTTAGATATCGGTACTTCAGAGTGTTGTCTCACATATCTTAAAAGTCTGCTGCCAATAAGAGTACCCAATAGTTCCAACCTCGGAATTTGTAGATTATCTTGGTCTTTGAGTGGAGTCAGTTTTGACTTGGACATAAGCAGTCTTACTATCACTTTATCCTGTGATTCTGTTTTGATGTAGACAGCTGCCGCGTAGGCATCCTTGGATGCATCCGTAAAACAGTGTAACTCATGTACTGCTTTATCTTGCGTAGTGCCTATGTATCTTGGAATCTCAATATCTTGAGTTTGGTGTAGACTGCTTGCAATCCTATTCCACTCGTCTCTTAAGTCTTCTGGCAGTTTGGTGTCccatttaagttttaatttccAAAGTCTCTGTAGATATTCCTTAGCTGGTAAAAGAAGAGGACTGCTAAATCCACAAGGATCGTAGATTGAGGCtatttcttgaagaacatACCTTTTAGTCATATCTCTATCACAGTTACTTATCTGTGTTTTAAGCTTTAATGTATCTTCTAGTGTGTCCCACACAAGTCCTAACACCTTTGTGACTTCTTTGCCTTCAAGTAGATGTTCAGGTATTTCTTTTAGAAATTCTTTGTTATTTGAGTTCCATTGTCTCACGTTCATCGAGATTGTTTGAAGGGAAGCATGTATTTTTTGATACAATCCTGTAGCTTCATCTTGTTGTTTCGCTCCTAGTACAAGATTATCAACATATATCTTTTCTGCTACGTTCTTAAGTGTTTCATCTCCACATTTCAGAAAATGACTCTTTATTGTTGCATTTAGTAGGAATGGACTGGATACTATTCCAAAGGGAACTCGACAAAATCGGTAGCATTGTAAGTTGTCTTCTGTTACTTCTTTTGTAGTATCTTTTACCCATAGGAATCTAGTGACGTCACGATCTTCGTTCTGAAGTCCTAGTTGTAGGAAGGCCTTCTCAATGTCTGCTAGGATTCCTATTTCATGTTGACGAAACCTCAAGATAAGTCCAGTTAAGTCTTCAAGCATCAATGGTCCTTTGTACATACATTCGTTCAGGCTAGATTGTGTACTTTTAGAC
This window encodes:
- the LOC125489369 gene encoding uncharacterized protein LOC125489369, with amino-acid sequence MQTNLPDNFGFVQPDLPIKEGEIKQLWELESIGIRDSPKTTNEEEALRNFNSTVTFEENRYHVKWPWVQYPPNLPSNYGLAVGRLTSLLRRLDKNTLAIYDDTIQEQESSGVIEKVKNAFENVQHPIHYLPHHCVVKKDSSTQLRIVYDASAKSKSTQSSLNECMYKGPLMLEDLTGLILRFRQHEIGILADIEKAFLQLGLQNEDRDVTRFLWVKDTTKEVTEDNLQCYRFCRVPFGIVSSPFLLNATIKSHFLKCGDETLKNVAEKIYVDNLVLGAKQQDEATGLYQKIHASLQTISMNVRQWNSNNKEFLKEIPEHLLEGKEVTKVLGLVWDTLEDTLKLKTQISNCDRDMTKRYVLQEIASIYDPCGFSSPLLLPAKEYLQRLWKLKLKWDTKLPEDLRDEWNRIASSLHQTQDIEIPRYIGTTQDKAVHELHCFTDASKDAYAAAVYIKTESQDKVIVRLLMSKSKLTPLKDQDNLQIPRLELLGTLIGSRLLRYVRQHSEVPISKQYLWTDSQVVISWLRSEKLLPPFISRRVTEINKQDTQVLYVKSADNPADIATRVADFTPAKRELWFEGPQFLKNEREYKNNWAMTQNLCALEGLTQSEGYPENESTENEDGPTLNEANVNSESLQLQQSEETITNITAKIKREQKLHYPQECAGKSTDLSRSLGVFKDENGLLRCRGRIVLTDLPYDRKYPILLPKDSSLTEEIISNIHKDNYHVGVTHTLSLIREKYWIPQGRCKVQKALKRCLQCRKYGGGPYRLPQMPDLPEERVNFTSAFSFIGLDYLGPLLVTTDKGQTEKRWICLYTCLAVRAIHLEIVKDLTAEQCTLALRRFIAERGLPRLVISDNAAQFKLTAEVMAGPYCIDNNLQWKFIPELAPWHGGFYERLVGLVKHCMKRSLDTRLLRDNELSTIVKEIELVLNTRPLTYVGAEHEHILKPLDFLRMNDCLMQTSEVPYESREDTITKELLIKGWKRSHKLVDEFKKMFINQYLNALKERTQIRHKQPRVVSQSKPKVGDVVQIKGDNNNRSTWKIGKIILLHRGRDNEVRVATVKVGDKEYIRSIAHLFPLEIEEHEHIEKEHVSTRTESDCREETETLKTTQETEMEGRSVDMPTEIETVEPTTDQRSNSRAAARRAKEKIAQWTKELVNLICVNCIQL